A segment of the Thermanaerothrix sp. genome:
TTCCCGGGTGAGCTTCAGGGAGCCGTCGGGGGCCCGGTCGAACTGGACCCCCAAAGCCACGAGATCCTGGGCTATCCGGGAGCTCTCCCGAATCATGAGACGCACCGCCTCAGGGTCGTTGTGGCCGCACCCGGCCCTTAGGGTGTCCTGCACGTGGGACTCCTCGTCCTCTGGGCCCTGGCATATGGCGATGCCCCCCTGGGCTAAGCCGCTGTTGGTGTCCTTCGGCAGGTCGCTCATGACCACCGCGGTCTTCAGGGAGGAAGGCAGGTTCAGGGCGGCGAACAGACCCCCCACGCCGGCGCCTATGACGATGACGTCGAAGCGGTTGCGGTCCGTGGGTTCCCCCTCGAAGGGGGAGAGGTATCTCACGTCATACCACCTCCAGCATCCGCTCCAGCGAGGCCCTGGCCCGGTCTATGGTGTCCTGGGGCAGGATTATCTCCTGGGTCTCCTCCTTGAGGGAACGGAGTATGGAGGAAAGGGTGGTGCGCTTCATGTTGGGGCACACCGGGGCGGGGGAGAGGGTGTGGAAGGTCTTGTGGGGGCAGCGTTTTTTAAGCCCGTGCAGCATCCCCTCCTCGGTGCCCACGATGAACTCCATGGCGTCGGAGGAGGCGGCGAAGTCAAGCATCTGGGATGTGCTTCCCACGAAGTGGGCCATCTGCACCACCTCTTCGGGGCACTCCGGGTGGGCCATGAACAGCGCGGAAGGGTGCTCCGAAAGGGCCGCCTCCACCTGCTCCCGGGTCATGCGCTCATGGGTGGGGCAGAAGCCCTCCCAGGGGATTATCCGCACCTCCGGCACCGCTTTTTGCACGTACCGGGCCAGGTTTCGGTCCGGGGCGAATATGACCTCTCTTGCGTTGAGGGAGCGCACCACCTTGGAGGCGTTGGAGGAGGTGCAGCATACGTGGCACTCCCCCTTGACCTCCGCGGAGGTGTTGACGTAACAGACCACCGGCACGCCGGGGTGTTTCTCCTTGAGGCGCCGCAGGTCCTCTGGCGCCACCATGTCCGCCATGGGGCATCCCGCCGCAGGTTCCGGCAGGAGCACCTTTTTGTTGGGGGAGAGGATCTTGGCGCTCTCCGCCATGAACCTTACGCCGCAGAAGACGATGATCCGGTGGTCCGTTCTGGCGGCCGCCCGGCTCAGCTGAAAGGAATCCCCCACCAGATCCGCCACGTCCTGCACCTGTGGGATCTGATAGTTGTGGGCCAGGATTACAGCCCCCTTCGCCTCCTTGAGGCGAAGGATTTCGGACCTTACTTCGTTGAGATCCATTTCCTCCGGTCTCCTTTTGGATTTTTGAGTTTGAGGCTTTTCCCCCCGCCGCCGCGGTTTCAGCTGCGAGGAGCTTGTGATTTGCATTACAAATGCTAAAAAAAGGCCCATTTTTGCTACATAATAGCACACCCGCCGGGATTGTCGGATACCCCAGGGTGCCCCGGGTGGGATTGACATATTTGAGAAACGGAGTAGAGTATGGCCCGAAGAGAGAGTGAAAAAAGGAACAATGCTTACTATATAAACCAAAAGTTTGGGGGTGTCCGAGTTGTGGGAGAAGAACAACTCCATATATGACGTGAAGGAGATAAGGACCAGGACCACCTGTTACCTGGGCGTGGGGGCCATAGATAAGGTGGACCCCATAATGGAGAGTCTTTCGTCCATGGGGCACCGGAAGGTGCTGGTGGTGTCCGGCAGGTCCTCCTACAGGACCTGTTGGGGGAAGGTGCTCAAGGCCTTTGAGAAGCACGGGATGACCTACGTGCACTACGACCGCATAACCCCCAACCCCACCGTGGACTCGGTGGACGAGGCGGCCCGGATGGCCAGGGAGTTCGGGGCCACCGCGGTGGTGGCCATAGGTGGAGGGAGCCCCATAGACTCCGCCAAGAGCGCCGCCATACTGATGGAGTACAAGGACAGGACCGCTAGGGACCTGTACGAGCTCAAGTTCACCCCGCTGAAGGCGGCGCCGGTGGTGGCCATAAACCTCACCCACGGCACCGGCACCGAGGTGGACCGCTTCGCGGTGGTGAGCATTCCGGAGAAGGAGTACAAGCCCGCCATCGCCTACGACTGCATATATCCCCTGTTCGCCATCGACGACCCGTCCCTCATGACCGGCCTTCCGGAGGACCAGACCCGGTACGTGTCCATCGACGCCCTAAACCACGTGATAGAGGCCTGCACCACCGTGGCGGCGAGCCCTTACTCCATCCTCCTGGCCAAGGAGACCGTGCGGCTGGTGGCGGAGTACCTGCCCAAGGCTCTTGAGGACCCTAAGGACTTGGAGGCTCGCTACTACCTGCTTTACGCCTCCATGATAGCCGGCGTGGCCTTCGACAACGGGCTTCTGCACTACACCCACGCCCTTGAGCATCCCCTGTCGGCGGTGAAGCCGGAGCTTCCCCACGGGCTTGGGCTTGCCATGATAGTGCCCGGGGTGGTGAAGAACATCTACCCCGTAAGGGCCCAGGTGTTGGCGGAGGTGCTCGCCCCCATAGTGCCGGGCCTTGAGGGCGACCCAAGCGAGGCCGTGAAGGCCGCGGAGGGGCTGGAGGAGTGGCTCTTCTCCGTGGGCGTGACCCACAAACTCTCGGACCAGGGATTCGGGGAGGAGCACGTGTCCAAGCTGGTCCACCTGGCCAAGACCACCCCGTCCCTTGATACCCTGCTGAGCCTTGCGCCGGTGAAGGCCACGGACCAGGTGATCGAGGACATCTACCGGTGCTCCTTGAGCCCCTTAAGGTCCTCCTCTGTCTTAAGGTAGCGCAAAAAACGCAAAAAACGCTTAAAGCTCCCTCGTCTCCTCCTTAAAACGCCCAGGGCCCCCGGTCGTCCCGGAGGCCCTGGGCTGTCCTCACCTTTGGGCTACTCCTTTGGGGACTTGAGGACCCCAAGCATCACCGCGGTGAGGCCTGCGCCCAAGGCTATGGAAAGGGCGTACATACCGAGGTTCCCAACCGCTCCTGGTATGGGGAGGACGAAGACGCCTCCGTGGGGGGCCCTCAGCGTGCAGTGGAAGCCCATGGAAAGCGCCCCCGCCAGGGCGGAACCCGCCATTATTGAGGGGATGACCCTTATGGGGTCCGCCGCGGCGAAGGGTATGGCCCCCTCGGTGATGAACGACAGGCCCAGCACCCCCGAGGCCTTCGCGGCCTCCCGCTCCTCCCCCGAGAACTTGCCGGGGAAGATCATGGAGGCCAAGGCTATCCCAAGCGGAGGGGTCATACCCGCCGCCATCACCGCCGCCATGGGCTCGAAGGAGCCGCTCCCTAGAAGCCCCACCGCGAAGGTGTACGCCGCCTTGTTTATGGGGCCCCCCATGTCAAAGGCCATCATGGCCCCAAGGAGCAGTCCCAGCAAGGCGGCGTTGGAGGCGCTCATGCCCTTTAAAGCCCCGGTGGTGGCGTCCATGAGGGCCTTTACGGGGGTCCCAACCACGTAGAGCATGAGCAGTCCGGTGATGAGGGAGGAAATAAGGGGTATCACCAGAACCGGCATCAGCCCCTGAAGACCCTTGGGCAGCCGTACCTTTTGGGATATGAACAGGGCGCTGTAGCCCGCGATGAACCCCGAGGCTATGCCCCCAAGGAAGCCTGAGCCTATCTGGCTTGCCAGCATGCCGCCTATGAAGCCGGGGGCCAGGCCGGGACGGTCCGCGATCGAGTAGGCCATGTACGCGGAGAGCACCGGAACCATGAGGGCGAAGGCCGCGCCGCCGCCTATCTTCATCAGCGCCCACGCCAACGTGCCCTCCTGCTCGAAGGCCTTTATGCCGAAGGCGAACGAAACGGCTATGGAGAGCCCGCCGGCCACCACCAGGGGTATCATGTAGGAAACCCCCGTCATGAGGTGCTTGTATACCCCCTTGGCTGGAGCTTTCGCCGGGGTCTGGGCTTGGGGGGCCTCCTTATGCCCCGCGCCGCCTTTGGCCTTCTCCTCCGGGACCGGTTCCTTCAACAGCCGCTCTATGAGCCCCTTGGAGTCCTTTATGGCCTCCCCGGTTGATACCGACAGCACCCGCTTGCCGTGGAAGCGGTCCTTCTCAACCTTGGTGTCCGCCGCTATGATCACCCCGTCCGACAGGGCTATGTCCTCGGCGCTTAGAAGGTTCTCCGCTCCTGCGGATCCCCGGGTCTCCACCTTTATCTCGTGTCCCATCTCCCTGGCGGCCAGTTTTAACGCCTCCGCCGCCATGTAGGTGTGGGCTATGCCGGTGGGGCAGGAAGTTACCGCCACTATCTTAGCCATGAAAGCCACCTCCCGTTCGTCTTGGGGCTGATAAACAGCCATCTAGTTTGTATTTTTGTATCTTGCGGGCGCCAACCCGGAGGGACTCATGAAACTTAAAGGCCTCGTCCAACCATCGGCTTCGCCGGCGTGGGGCATCTGCCCCTTCCCCTAGTCCAGCTCTCCCTCCATCTGGCAGATCAAACCGTAAGCCTCCTCCGAGGAAGAGGCGGACAGAAGCCCCTCCCGGAAGCGTTGGTGCATGAGAAGCCTTGCTATGCTGGAAAGCGCTTTGAGGTGTTCCCCGTGGTCTTCCTTAGGCACCGCGATGAGGAAGAATATCCTGGCCTTCGTGCCGTCCAGGGATCCCACGTCGACGCCCTCAATGGTTCTGCCCATGGCGATCCCAGGACGCGCCACGTGGGAGGATTTGGCGTGGGGGATAGCCACCCCGTGCCCTACCCCGGTGGTGCCCAGTGCCTCCCGATCTGCCACGTCCGCAAGATACCCCTTAAGATCCGTGACGATCCCGTCCCTCCGCAACGCCTGGCCAAGACGCTCCAGGATCAGGTCCTTCCGGTTCTCCCTAAGGTCCAGGAGAACCCTGCCCGCAGTTAACAGCTCCCCAATCATGCTCCCACCTCCGATATCTTTATCCGCCTTGCGAGCTCCATGGCCCTATGGGGCTCCACCCTCGGCGGGTCCAGCTTGGTTATGGCGCAGATGGCGAAGGCGGCCCCAAGGGAGGCGGTCTCCCTTAAGGTCATCCCCCCAGCCATCCCCAGCGCCATGGCGGCCACCATGGCGTCCCCCGCCCCCACGGTGGTGAGGGCCTCCACCTTGGGGGGCCTTGCGAGCAGGGTCTCGTCCTTTGAGAAGAACAACGCCCCCTCCGCCCCAAGGGACAGGGCCCCCACCGAGATCCCCGCCTCCCGGAGCTCCACCGCCGCCTCCAGGATTTCGCCGGGGCCCTCCTTGAGGCTTAAGACCTCCGACAGCTCCTTAAGGTTGGGCTTTATCCCGTGGGGACGGGCCTCAAGGGCAAGCCGCAGGGGTTCCCCGCTGGTGTCCACGATCACCCTTTTGCCCAGATCCTTTGCGAACCTGGTAAGGTGCGCCCACGTGTCCTTAGGGCACCCAGGAGGCAGGCTCCCGGACAGCACCACCACCGATGCTCCACACCCCCTGATGGCGTCCTCGATGGACCCCAGCATCCAGGGCCGCCAATTGAGGCCCGGAAGGTTGATGTCCGTCACGGCGTGGGTCAGAAGGTCCGACACCTTTATGTTCTCCCGCACCCTGCCCGGAACTACGGTGAAACACCCCCGTACGCCCCGCTTGCGAAGGGACTCCATGAAGAAGCTAAGGTCCTCTTCCCCCATGATCCCCAGCGCAGTGACGTCCCGGTGGCCGTAGTCCCCCAGGAAGGAGGCCACGTTTATGCCCTTCCCGGCGGCCCCCACGTGGTCGCTTTGTGCCCTGTTTACCTCCCCCACCTTGAGGCCATGGACGAAGACGGTCCTGTCCTTGGCGGGGTTGAGGGTAACCGTGGCTATCCCCATCTCTTCCATGTGAGGTCCTCCGCCACCTGGATAACCGGCACGAGGGACGCCAGGTCCCTTACGTCCTCTTCCCTAGCCCCCCAGTCGGTTACAAGACACTCCAGATCCTCCAGGGGAAACATGCGGCACCCGGTCTGAACCTTGAGCTTCGTGTGGTCCGCCAAGAGGTACGAACGGCCCGCCGCCTTCAGCATGAGACGCTTGGTGTTTGCCTCCTCGTGGTTTGGAGTGCTGGCCCCAAATTCGGGATCCACTCCGTTGGCCCCTATGAACGCCGCGTCAAACCGCAGATTCTCAAGGCTCAGGTCCGCCAGGAACCCCACCAGGGACCGGGGGCCCTTCCGCATGATCCCCCCTATCACCCAAAGCTCCACCGCCGGGTCCGCCATGAAGAGCTGCGCCACGTCCAGGGAGTTGGTGGCCACCGTGATCCGCCTGCCCGCAAGGCACCGGGCCGCCTGAAGGGTGGTGGTGCCGGAATCTATGAATACCCGCTCCCCGTCCCGGACCAGCTCCGCCGCCGCCCGGCCTATGGCCCGCTTCTCCTCCAGGTTCCTTATGCGCTTCTCCTTGAAGGACAGCTCCGCCCCGTAGCCCGCGGGCAGCGCCCCTCCGTGGGTGCGCCTTATGAGCCCCCGCTCCTCAAGGTCCCTGAGGTCCCGCCTAACCGTTGCCTCCGATGCCCCTATCTCCCGGGCTATCTGGGCCACCGACGTGGCCCCCAGGTTTACCCGGGCAAGCACCGCCGCCCGGCGCTCCTCCGGCAGCAAGGCGCCACCTCCCTTTGATTGAATTTGATTGATGTTGAACGTTTTTGATTATTTTATCCCCCTCGGGACATAAAGCAAGAGGGGAGGGGGTTTTTCGTGGTTTCGTGGCCCCAGGACCACGTCTTCCCCTTCCCCTTAGGCCTTTGAAGGATACAAATGGAGTGAGTAGAGCTTGACTTTTATTGTTCTTTTCTGGTGTTCCCCGCGGTTGCGGCAAGGGCGAAGATCAGCACCATGGCCCCGCCTACGGCCTCTCCGGTGGATGGCGTCTGCCCAAGAAGCATCATCGCAAGAGCGGTGGCGTAAACCGGCTCCAGGCCGGAGACCAGCGCCGCCTTGGAGGGGCTCACGGTGCCCATGGAGGCTATGAATAGCCCGTGGGCCAGGGCGGTGAAGAGGACCCCCATGGATAGTAGCCCCAAGAGCTTGGGCAGGGTCATCGCCGGCGTTGGGTTTAAGAGAAGCCCCGGGGATAGGAGCAGGAAGGCCCACCACTGTTGGATGCATGCCACCCGGAAGGGGTTGTTGCCCTTCACCAGCCGGGAGTTGAGGACCGCAAGGCCCGCGAAGGTGGCGCTGGACGTAAGGCCCCAGAGGATACCCGCAAGGCTCAACCCCCCCAAGCCCCGGCTCGAGGCCATGACCCCTATGCCCGCCAGGATGCCGCCGCCTAAGATAAGATCCCTGGCGGAGGGCCTTGAGATGCCAAGAAGGGCCTCCAACCCCATGGTGAAGAGCGGAAAGGAGGCGAACGCAAAGGTCCCCACCGCCACGGAAGAGACCCTTATGGATTGGAAGAAGCTCCACCAGTGCAGGGCCAATATGGCCCCGCCCCCGGCGGCCCAAAGGCGGTCCCGTCCTTTTATGGGGGGGATCTTAAGGAGCTTGAGAACCGGAAAGAGGGAAGCGGACGAGATAAGACACCGGCTTATGGTCACGAACCAGGAGGGCATGTCGAGCCAGGAGGACGCCACCCCGCTCATGCCGAAGAGAGCCACCGCCAGGTTGAGCCATACGAGCCCCCGAAGGCCCGGTGATGCCATAAAAATACCCCCCTAACGGGCCCATGGGGCCCCGCTGGTCATCTTGATGTTGGGCTAGTGCACAAGCCCTCGCCCCCTCGTTGGGACCGATTGGGGGGATTCTAAGCCATTTCCTCCTCCGCTGGGAACAACCTGCCCGAGGATGCCTTGGATTCGATTATAAGACGCCGTATGGAGCGAGGATCCTCCAAAGGTGGGGTGCCATCGCGACCCCTAAAGGACAGGAAAAGGGGGGCAAGCCACGAGCGGATCCCAAGCCGCCGTAGGTCCTCCCGCCGCAGAGCTCCGGCTCGCCTTGCCCTTACCATGGCCATGGCCCCCTTGGGGCCTATGCCCGGGACCCGCATGAGCTCCTCCACCTCCGCCCGGTTGGCGTCTAACGGGAAGAGATGATAGTTCCTCAGGGCCCAGCCGGTCTTGGGGTCCAGATCCCTGTCCAGGAACTCCCGGTCCCCCAGTATCTCCTTTGGGGTGAAGCCGTAATCCCGGATGAGGAAGTCCCCCTGATAGGCCCGGAGCTCCCGCAGCCTGTCCGGCGGGCTGTGGGGAAGCCGTTGGTCCTGGATCACCGGCACGTAGGCGGAGTAGTAGACCCGGCGGAGGTTGAAGCGACGGTAAAGGGCGTGTGACACGGAAAGCACCTCCCGGTCCGTCTCGTCCCCCGCCCCTAGGATGATCTGGGTGGTCTGCCCCCCCTTCAACTGCCCCAGGGCCTTCAGCTCCTCCGCCATGGACGCCACCTTCCCCATGGGCCCCAGTATGGCGGGAGCCTCCTTCTGAGGGGCCAGCAGCTTCAGCATGTCGTCCCGCGGCACCTCCAGGTTCACGCTCACCCGGGTGGCCAGGGAACAGAGCTGTCCTATGAGACCCCATGAGGCGCCGGGTATCACCTTGGCGTGCACGTAACCCCCGAAGCCCATCTCACGGCGGATGAGCCTTAAGGCCTCCAGCATCCTCTCCATGGTCCTGTCGGGGGAGATATCCACCGCGGAGCTGAGGAACAGCCCCTCCACCACACCGCCCCTTAACAGATCCTCGAAGATGGACGCCAGCTCCCGGGGCTCGAAGGATGCCCTGGGCACCGGGGCGCTGGCGCGGTTCACGCAGTAGGCGCAGTCGTAGGCACACCGGTTGCTCATCAGCACCTTCAGCACCCGGCACCGGTTGGCGAGCCATACCCCCGGAACGAGGCCCGCCTCGTGCCTCTCCCTCACGGGGGCGCAGGAGGCGTCGAACCGGGCGGACTCGCCTAGGATCTTGAGCTTCTCCATCCTGTCCAGCTTCCTCGAGCCCCCCTTTGTTGGTATCTCTATGTAATTATATTGCCTTTGATGATGTCAATCAATTGGCTTGAGCCCCCTTGTCTTCGTAAGCTCCGCAAGGATCAAGGAAGCCCCTCTTGCGGACCACGTGGGCCGTTAATGCCCCCAGGATGGAGCCCGGCACGCTGCTGGCGGCGAACCCCAGGGCGAGGAATCGAAATGGCACGTCCTTCCCCATGGCGGGCCCCACGAAGGCGGAGGCCAGGTAAGCCCCGGCTATGCATGTGCCCATCATCTCGAAGACGGCCGCCCCGATGGGGCGCCTTAGGAGCCTCGCCCCAATCCCCGCCATGATCGCCCCGGGTATGCTTCCAGGAAAGGCGAAGAGGGTGCCGGTCCCCAAGGCCACCCTGAGCAGGCTCCCAGCGGCGGCGCACCCCGCCGCCCACCAGGGCCCCAGGAGAACTCCCGCCAGCACGTTAATACCATGCTGAAAGGGGTAGCACTTGGCGGGGCCTAAGGGAAACCAAAACCCCGAAAGGGCAACCGCCGTCCCCGCCAGGAGCCCCGCAACGGCAAGGCGCTTTGTGGCGGGGGAACTGAGAACTTTACGCCCCTCATCTACCTTCATGGAACAATCCTCCCCTTGTCTTAATTCTATAGCAGCTCTGAGTCGGGGCTTCCTCTGCCCCTGACCGCAGCGCATAATAGCCCCGGTGGGTTAACATCAGCCCCTTACCGCCGTGAGGGCCCCTTTCACCGCCCCTTCCCTCACGCCAAAAGGCCCGAAGAGCCCTCCGCACATGGCTATCCCCGCAACCCCCGCCCCCTTAAGGGCCGCCACGTTGTCTTCGTTTATCCCCCCTATGGCCACGCAGGGGATCTTAACCGCCCGCGCCACCCGGGCTATGCCTTGGGGCCCTATGACCACCGTGTCGTCCTTGGTGGGGGAGGGGAAGGCGGCGCCGGCTCCGATGTATGAGGCCCCATCTAGTTCCGCCCTTGCGGCGTCCTCCGGGATCCTGGCGGTTGCCCCGATGATGAAACCCTCCGGGGCTATCCGCCGGGCCTCCCCTATGGGGAGGTCCCTCTGCCCCAGGTGCACCCCCTGGGCCCTAGCCGCCAGCGCCACGTCCAGCCGGTCGTTCACCAGGATGAGACAGCCCAGGGGGCCGCAGGCCTCCACGAGGCCTCTGGCGATCCGGTACACGTCCATCCCGTCAAGGCCCTTGCAGCGAAGCTGAAGGGACTTCACCCCCTTGGAGGCGGCCTCAAGGGCTAGGTCCACGATCTTACGGGGCTCCCCCAGGGAGGAGTCCAGGATTCCGTATACCGCCAGCTTCCGGGACAGATCCCACTGGTTTAGCATTCCACCACCTCCAGTCTCTCAAGGGCGCTCTCCACTTCCGACCCTTCCCCGGCCCCGTGATGGCACAGGAAGAGGAAGTCCAGCACGTGCTTAAGGAAACCCTCGGGGCCTGAGGCAGGCGCTGTCCATTGGGCCCACTGGGCGGCGGCCTTGAAGAGGGCGCATCCCCACACCGCCGCCCTGTAGGGCTCTACATTGGCCCCCATGGCGCAGACCATGACGGATCCCAAGGCGCACCCAAGCCCCGGCACCGCGGCCCCCATGGGGCTTCCGCCGCTTATCACCGCCCCCCTCCCATCGAAGGCCACCACGTCGGCTTCGCCGGTGGCCGCCACGCAGCACCGAAACCTATTGGACAGCTCCAGCGCCAGCTTCAGCGCCTCTTGCGCGTCCATCCTACCTTGGGCCGCGTCAACCCCCGAGGGCTCCCAAACCCTGCCACACGCCAGCGCCAGGACCTCCCCGTAATTGCCCTTCACCACCTGCGGCCCCGAGTGGCAAAGGCTAAGCCCCACGCGGAGCCGCCCCTCAAAGGAAGAACACCCCACCGGGTCAAGTAGAAAGGGTTTCCGCTGCCCCTTGAAAAGCTTTGCCGCCAGCTGGTATGCCCTCTCCGAGTGCTCCGCCGGCGTGCCCAGGTTGATTAGCCCCGATTGGGCCATGGCGGAGGCCTCGGGCAGTTCCGCCGGCAGGTCCGTCATGATGGCCCTTCCCTTAAGGGCGTAACAGGCCTTGGCCTGCAGCGCCGAGGCCACCCGGTTGGTGACGTGGTGCACCAGCGGGGACCGCCGGGCCACCTCAAGGGCTATCCCTCTAAGCTCGTTTCCGTCCATGGCATCCTCACATGGTGCCCAAGGCACCCGTGCCCTTTGCCGAAGGCCTTCCCCCAGAGGATCGCGTTCCTCACGTACTCCCGCCCCCTGGTGACCGCGGTCTTCAGATCGCTTCCCGCCGCCAGCTCCGCCGCTATGGCGCTGCTTAAGGCGCAGCCGGTGCCGTGGTCGTTGGCCGAGTCTATCCGCAGGTCCTCGAACATCACCGCCTCTTGCTGCGTAACCAGCACGTCCAGTATCCCGTCCCCCGTAAGGTGTCCTCCCTTAAGCAGAACCCCCTTGGCCCCCAGCTCCATGAGGCGGGACGCCGCCTGGGGCATGTCCCGGCTTGTAAGGGATCCCCTTGGGAGGTTGAGCAGCCGCTCCCCCTCCGGAAGGTTTGGGGTTATGAGGTCCGCCATGGGGATGAGCCGTTCCTTAAGTGCCCTCTCAGCCCCCGCCTCCATGAGGCTGTGTCCGCTCTGGGACACCATTACGGGGTCCAGCACGATGGGCCCCCGGAAACCATGCAGCTCATCCGCCACCGCTTCTATGGTGGTGCTGGAGGACAGCATGCCTATCTTCACCGCCCCCACCGGGAAGTCCTCCAGCACCGCCCGGATCTGCTCCCTCACGGACCTCTCCGACAGGTTCTCCACGTGGAACACCCCCGTGGAGTTCTGGGCGGTAACCGCGGTTATGACGCAGGTGCCGAACACCTTAAGGGCCATGAAGGTCTTGAGGTCCCCCTGGATGCCCGCCCCGCCGCCGGAGTCGCTGCCCGCTATGGTCAAAGCCACTCCTCGAAACAACGAAGATCACCCCTTCAAGACGGATTTGCCGCCTTGCTTCGCCGGGGAACCCTTTTTAAGAAGCCTGAACGCGCCGCTGCGAGCAGGAAAGAGGGAAGAGGCCTTGGGGCTTTCGCCCCCTTGGGTATGTAAGGATCATCCTTCGCTCCCTACGCCGGCATTACCCGGATCAGGTTCTTGGGGTCGAGGGCCCATGCCCTCCTCTCAGCCCCTTGGGGCTCCCCCGGAAAGCTTTTATGAAAGGCATCAGCCTTTGGCTGGCTTAAGTAATTTAATACCCCTTAACCTCAATTAGGTCAAGGCCGGAAGACGAAGCCCAAAGGCGGTTATGGACTTGACTTCCCGTGATGGCGTATCATGGGCGTTGACTTTGCCTTGATCGAATGGAGTGTGGAAGTTGAAACCGAAGAAGGCTTTGATAACCGGCATAACTGGGCAGGACGGGGCTTACCTGGCGGAGTTCCTCCTGTCCAAGGGGTACCAGGTGCACGGCGTAAAGCGCCGGTCCTCCCTTTTCAACACCGGAAGAATAGACCACCTTTACGAGGACCCCCACGTGGAGAACCGGCGCCTCATCCTCCACTACGGGGATCTCACCGACTCGTCCAGCATAATAAGGGTCCTTCAGGAGGTACAGCCCGACGAGATATACAACCTCGGGGCCCAGAGCCACGTAAAGGTGTCCTTCGAGACCCCGGAGTATACCGCCAACGGGGACGGCATAGGGGTCTTGAGGATCCTGGAGGCCATGAGGATACTTGGCATGGAACGTTCCTGCCGGTTCTACCAGGC
Coding sequences within it:
- a CDS encoding PTS sugar transporter subunit IIA, producing the protein MIGELLTAGRVLLDLRENRKDLILERLGQALRRDGIVTDLKGYLADVADREALGTTGVGHGVAIPHAKSSHVARPGIAMGRTIEGVDVGSLDGTKARIFFLIAVPKEDHGEHLKALSSIARLLMHQRFREGLLSASSSEEAYGLICQMEGELD
- a CDS encoding DeoR/GlpR family DNA-binding transcription regulator, which gives rise to MLPEERRAAVLARVNLGATSVAQIAREIGASEATVRRDLRDLEERGLIRRTHGGALPAGYGAELSFKEKRIRNLEEKRAIGRAAAELVRDGERVFIDSGTTTLQAARCLAGRRITVATNSLDVAQLFMADPAVELWVIGGIMRKGPRSLVGFLADLSLENLRFDAAFIGANGVDPEFGASTPNHEEANTKRLMLKAAGRSYLLADHTKLKVQTGCRMFPLEDLECLVTDWGAREEDVRDLASLVPVIQVAEDLTWKRWG
- the nadA gene encoding quinolinate synthase NadA, with the protein product MQITSSSQLKPRRRGEKPQTQKSKRRPEEMDLNEVRSEILRLKEAKGAVILAHNYQIPQVQDVADLVGDSFQLSRAAARTDHRIIVFCGVRFMAESAKILSPNKKVLLPEPAAGCPMADMVAPEDLRRLKEKHPGVPVVCYVNTSAEVKGECHVCCTSSNASKVVRSLNAREVIFAPDRNLARYVQKAVPEVRIIPWEGFCPTHERMTREQVEAALSEHPSALFMAHPECPEEVVQMAHFVGSTSQMLDFAASSDAMEFIVGTEEGMLHGLKKRCPHKTFHTLSPAPVCPNMKRTTLSSILRSLKEETQEIILPQDTIDRARASLERMLEVV
- a CDS encoding fructose-specific PTS transporter subunit EIIC, which translates into the protein MAKIVAVTSCPTGIAHTYMAAEALKLAAREMGHEIKVETRGSAGAENLLSAEDIALSDGVIIAADTKVEKDRFHGKRVLSVSTGEAIKDSKGLIERLLKEPVPEEKAKGGAGHKEAPQAQTPAKAPAKGVYKHLMTGVSYMIPLVVAGGLSIAVSFAFGIKAFEQEGTLAWALMKIGGGAAFALMVPVLSAYMAYSIADRPGLAPGFIGGMLASQIGSGFLGGIASGFIAGYSALFISQKVRLPKGLQGLMPVLVIPLISSLITGLLMLYVVGTPVKALMDATTGALKGMSASNAALLGLLLGAMMAFDMGGPINKAAYTFAVGLLGSGSFEPMAAVMAAGMTPPLGIALASMIFPGKFSGEEREAAKASGVLGLSFITEGAIPFAAADPIRVIPSIMAGSALAGALSMGFHCTLRAPHGGVFVLPIPGAVGNLGMYALSIALGAGLTAVMLGVLKSPKE
- a CDS encoding 1-phosphofructokinase family hexose kinase — encoded protein: MEEMGIATVTLNPAKDRTVFVHGLKVGEVNRAQSDHVGAAGKGINVASFLGDYGHRDVTALGIMGEEDLSFFMESLRKRGVRGCFTVVPGRVRENIKVSDLLTHAVTDINLPGLNWRPWMLGSIEDAIRGCGASVVVLSGSLPPGCPKDTWAHLTRFAKDLGKRVIVDTSGEPLRLALEARPHGIKPNLKELSEVLSLKEGPGEILEAAVELREAGISVGALSLGAEGALFFSKDETLLARPPKVEALTTVGAGDAMVAAMALGMAGGMTLRETASLGAAFAICAITKLDPPRVEPHRAMELARRIKISEVGA
- a CDS encoding iron-containing alcohol dehydrogenase gives rise to the protein MWEKNNSIYDVKEIRTRTTCYLGVGAIDKVDPIMESLSSMGHRKVLVVSGRSSYRTCWGKVLKAFEKHGMTYVHYDRITPNPTVDSVDEAARMAREFGATAVVAIGGGSPIDSAKSAAILMEYKDRTARDLYELKFTPLKAAPVVAINLTHGTGTEVDRFAVVSIPEKEYKPAIAYDCIYPLFAIDDPSLMTGLPEDQTRYVSIDALNHVIEACTTVAASPYSILLAKETVRLVAEYLPKALEDPKDLEARYYLLYASMIAGVAFDNGLLHYTHALEHPLSAVKPELPHGLGLAMIVPGVVKNIYPVRAQVLAEVLAPIVPGLEGDPSEAVKAAEGLEEWLFSVGVTHKLSDQGFGEEHVSKLVHLAKTTPSLDTLLSLAPVKATDQVIEDIYRCSLSPLRSSSVLR
- a CDS encoding DMT family transporter, with protein sequence MASPGLRGLVWLNLAVALFGMSGVASSWLDMPSWFVTISRCLISSASLFPVLKLLKIPPIKGRDRLWAAGGGAILALHWWSFFQSIRVSSVAVGTFAFASFPLFTMGLEALLGISRPSARDLILGGGILAGIGVMASSRGLGGLSLAGILWGLTSSATFAGLAVLNSRLVKGNNPFRVACIQQWWAFLLLSPGLLLNPTPAMTLPKLLGLLSMGVLFTALAHGLFIASMGTVSPSKAALVSGLEPVYATALAMMLLGQTPSTGEAVGGAMVLIFALAATAGNTRKEQ
- a CDS encoding putative DNA modification/repair radical SAM protein, encoding MEKLKILGESARFDASCAPVRERHEAGLVPGVWLANRCRVLKVLMSNRCAYDCAYCVNRASAPVPRASFEPRELASIFEDLLRGGVVEGLFLSSAVDISPDRTMERMLEALRLIRREMGFGGYVHAKVIPGASWGLIGQLCSLATRVSVNLEVPRDDMLKLLAPQKEAPAILGPMGKVASMAEELKALGQLKGGQTTQIILGAGDETDREVLSVSHALYRRFNLRRVYYSAYVPVIQDQRLPHSPPDRLRELRAYQGDFLIRDYGFTPKEILGDREFLDRDLDPKTGWALRNYHLFPLDANRAEVEELMRVPGIGPKGAMAMVRARRAGALRREDLRRLGIRSWLAPLFLSFRGRDGTPPLEDPRSIRRLIIESKASSGRLFPAEEEMA